In the Staphylococcus condimenti genome, one interval contains:
- a CDS encoding phosphoglycerate dehydrogenase, whose amino-acid sequence MKVLSLNRLKDAEKMLEDTFPDVEFVFRKNVDEIEEADKKDAEIVIGYSGKADQKFFEEMPKLRWVAWYAAGVNKLPLDYFKDNSILLTNASGVHAKQMSQFIFAYILDDYKKMAVSRRNQENKVYDSKLTGERVDGQTILLLGTGTIPRKTAHLAQAFGMHVEGVNTTGHPVEEFDRVYSINDLDKALHSADVVVNVLPETKDTYHLLEEKEFEAMKDSALFINVGRGTITPEQTLIKALNDKQIRHAYADVFEDEPLSSDSPLYDVENLTITAHITGNYKDNFKDASEIFIKNFKHFLNDGDVIENKVDLNKGY is encoded by the coding sequence TTGAAAGTTCTATCATTAAATAGATTGAAAGATGCTGAAAAAATGCTGGAGGATACATTTCCCGATGTAGAATTTGTTTTTCGCAAAAATGTAGATGAGATAGAAGAAGCGGATAAAAAAGACGCTGAAATAGTCATTGGCTATAGCGGTAAAGCCGATCAGAAATTCTTTGAGGAAATGCCCAAGTTAAGATGGGTTGCTTGGTATGCTGCAGGCGTGAATAAACTCCCTTTAGATTATTTTAAAGATAATAGTATCCTATTAACAAATGCTTCAGGTGTCCATGCTAAACAGATGAGTCAATTTATCTTTGCTTATATACTTGATGATTATAAAAAAATGGCTGTTTCAAGACGTAATCAAGAAAATAAAGTATATGATTCTAAACTTACAGGTGAGAGAGTAGATGGACAAACTATTCTTTTATTAGGAACTGGAACAATACCACGTAAAACAGCTCATTTAGCCCAAGCATTTGGAATGCATGTTGAAGGTGTAAATACTACAGGGCATCCAGTCGAAGAATTTGATAGAGTATATTCAATTAATGATTTGGACAAAGCGTTGCATTCAGCCGATGTTGTTGTCAATGTATTACCTGAAACAAAAGACACTTATCATTTATTAGAAGAAAAAGAATTTGAGGCGATGAAAGATAGTGCGTTATTTATTAATGTAGGAAGAGGCACAATTACTCCTGAGCAGACATTAATTAAAGCGCTCAACGATAAACAAATTCGACACGCTTATGCAGATGTGTTTGAAGATGAACCTTTAAGTAGCGATAGCCCGTTATATGATGTTGAAAATCTTACTATTACTGCACATATAACTGGCAACTATAAAGATAACTTTAAAGATGCTAGTGAAATATTTATTAAGAATTTCAAGCATTTTCTCAATGATGGTGATGTAATTGAGAATAAGGTTGATTTAAACAAAGGATATTAA
- a CDS encoding FUSC family protein, translated as MKLGARIFKTGIAIVFAMLIASLLPKSAGLPTVAGIGAIVAMQPSVYRSYKTIKDQFQGNVIGAILAVIMVSLFGDNIIIMGATVIILIAMLFQFKLQHVATLATVTALIIMGQGSTTGNFYAAAFFRFVLVMIGVFSSFFVNVAFFPPKYETKLYYNSMNIANDVFKWIKLVLNDTTEYHHVKEDTQTIKKRLQNLDQLFDYYKEERPLFKKHLPELNRKKIIFRQVVITTRRAYDVLRRMHRYQNDLHQASNDLMLQIKLELDDLMTSYDQIMLSIAQKARYDYENFQMPVDNPQKIELIEAFKQEMVEHKPESVYSVSNLMQIISAIEELSNDLEHLDRLVLSYFEYHKDDSEIEIDDEDLDL; from the coding sequence TTGAAATTAGGTGCCAGAATATTTAAGACGGGAATTGCTATTGTATTTGCGATGCTGATTGCATCCTTACTTCCAAAAAGTGCGGGATTGCCGACTGTTGCTGGTATTGGTGCCATCGTTGCTATGCAACCAAGTGTTTATCGTTCTTATAAAACGATAAAAGACCAGTTCCAAGGTAATGTAATCGGCGCAATTTTAGCTGTTATTATGGTCAGCTTATTCGGAGATAACATTATTATAATGGGTGCTACAGTAATCATACTTATAGCAATGTTATTCCAATTCAAATTACAACATGTTGCAACCCTTGCCACAGTTACCGCATTAATAATCATGGGTCAAGGAAGTACAACAGGCAATTTCTATGCTGCTGCATTCTTTCGATTTGTTTTAGTGATGATCGGTGTTTTCAGTTCATTTTTTGTTAATGTAGCATTCTTTCCGCCAAAATATGAAACGAAACTATATTATAATTCAATGAACATCGCAAACGATGTGTTTAAGTGGATTAAATTAGTGCTGAATGACACAACAGAATATCATCATGTAAAAGAAGATACTCAGACAATAAAGAAACGGTTGCAAAATTTGGATCAACTTTTTGATTACTATAAGGAAGAACGACCCTTGTTTAAAAAGCATCTACCCGAATTGAACCGTAAAAAAATCATTTTCAGACAAGTTGTTATAACAACAAGACGTGCTTATGATGTCTTAAGGAGAATGCATCGATATCAAAATGATTTGCACCAAGCCAGCAATGATTTGATGCTGCAAATCAAATTAGAACTCGATGACTTAATGACTTCTTATGATCAGATTATGTTGAGTATTGCTCAAAAAGCACGCTATGATTATGAAAACTTTCAAATGCCTGTAGATAATCCGCAAAAAATTGAATTGATAGAAGCATTCAAACAAGAAATGGTGGAACATAAACCTGAATCCGTTTACTCTGTTTCAAATTTGATGCAAATCATATCAGCAATCGAAGAATTAAGTAACGATTTAGAACATTTAGATCGATTAGTTTTAAGTTATTTTGAATATCATAAAGATGATTCTGAAATAGAAATTGATGATGAAGATTTAGATTTATAA
- the perR gene encoding peroxide-responsive transcriptional repressor PerR: protein MSAEMESIEHQLEDSIASLRNAGIRITPQRQAILRFLISSDTHPTADEIYQALSPDFPNISVATIYNNLRVFKKTGIVNELTYGDASSRFDFNTHNHYHVICENCGKIVDFHYPQLHEVEHLAQHVTGFKISHHRMEIYGLCPECQEKDNQ, encoded by the coding sequence ATGAGTGCAGAAATGGAATCTATTGAACATCAATTAGAGGACTCGATTGCATCTTTAAGAAATGCCGGAATCAGAATTACACCGCAAAGACAAGCTATCTTAAGATTTTTGATTTCAAGTGATACTCATCCAACTGCAGATGAAATTTATCAGGCACTGTCACCAGATTTTCCTAACATTAGTGTTGCGACAATTTATAATAACTTGCGCGTGTTTAAGAAAACAGGTATTGTCAACGAACTGACATATGGAGATGCATCTAGTCGCTTTGATTTTAATACACATAATCATTATCACGTAATTTGTGAAAATTGCGGAAAGATCGTTGATTTTCATTATCCGCAACTTCATGAAGTGGAGCATTTAGCCCAGCATGTAACTGGTTTTAAAATATCCCATCACAGAATGGAAATTTATGGTTTATGTCCTGAGTGTCAGGAAAAAGATAACCAATAA
- a CDS encoding ISL3 family transposase: MNHFISTTLGIKDKNIEFDTKIEEKEYKGKTCLFYFGKMTYVPEHCENCGFKNIDHSIIKNGMKNSRITIPKVSERQAYLNLKKQRFYCKHCCTHFTAETKTVERHCHISDNTRLAVLQKATEIRSQKSIAESCAVGASTVARIIDKAASQIAQKPFSALPEHLMMDEFKSVKHVSHNMSFIYADAVTHRIVDIVPDRRLAALKTHFYRYSLAERQRVKTVSIDMYEPYMSLINEVFPNAKIIIDRFHIVQSLNRALNMTRVSVMNTFRNNDRPLYNKYKRYWKLILKPYEQLEMFEYNKVPLFKQWKTTKGIVDFLLDFDDKLLNTHHYVHQLRYALKENDEQLYTSTIQAITMGNIAPKLQISIRTLKNYHDMVLNTLEYSNLTNGPLEGINNKIKLIKRVSFGYKNFTNLRNRIILCTRLFSSNPKKEIKQLKAA, from the coding sequence ATGAATCATTTTATATCAACTACACTGGGAATTAAAGATAAAAATATAGAATTCGACACTAAGATTGAAGAAAAAGAGTATAAAGGAAAAACATGTCTATTCTACTTTGGAAAAATGACGTACGTACCTGAACACTGCGAAAACTGCGGATTTAAAAATATCGACCACTCCATTATAAAAAATGGAATGAAGAATTCCCGTATTACGATACCTAAGGTATCTGAAAGACAAGCCTATTTGAACCTGAAGAAGCAGCGTTTTTACTGTAAGCACTGCTGTACGCACTTCACTGCTGAAACAAAAACAGTTGAAAGACATTGCCATATTTCGGATAATACCCGTTTAGCTGTTTTGCAGAAAGCTACCGAAATCCGTTCTCAAAAGTCAATTGCTGAATCTTGTGCTGTCGGGGCTTCTACAGTTGCTCGGATAATAGATAAAGCTGCTTCTCAGATTGCTCAAAAGCCATTCAGCGCTTTGCCTGAACATTTAATGATGGATGAATTCAAAAGTGTCAAACATGTCAGCCATAATATGAGTTTTATTTATGCTGATGCCGTGACCCACCGTATCGTAGATATTGTTCCCGATCGCAGATTGGCAGCTCTGAAAACGCACTTTTATCGTTATTCACTAGCTGAAAGACAACGTGTGAAGACGGTATCTATCGATATGTACGAACCTTATATGTCTTTGATCAACGAAGTATTCCCTAATGCCAAAATTATTATAGACCGATTCCATATTGTACAATCATTGAATCGTGCTTTGAATATGACTCGTGTCAGTGTTATGAATACTTTCCGAAATAACGACAGACCGCTTTACAATAAATATAAGCGTTACTGGAAACTGATTTTGAAGCCTTATGAACAATTGGAGATGTTCGAATATAATAAAGTTCCGCTGTTCAAACAATGGAAAACAACCAAAGGAATCGTAGATTTCTTATTGGATTTTGATGATAAATTGTTAAACACGCATCACTATGTCCATCAGCTGCGTTACGCTTTAAAAGAAAATGATGAACAGTTATATACATCAACCATACAGGCAATAACCATGGGAAACATCGCCCCCAAACTTCAAATTTCCATCAGAACACTTAAAAATTATCATGACATGGTACTGAATACTTTGGAATATTCGAATCTGACCAACGGTCCGCTCGAAGGTATTAATAATAAGATCAAACTGATAAAAAGGGTTTCTTTCGGTTATAAAAACTTCACTAATTTGCGCAATCGTATTATTTTATGTACGAGACTTTTTTCCTCGAATCCTAAAAAAGAGATTAAGCAGCTAAAAGCTGCTTAA
- a CDS encoding glutamate-1-semialdehyde 2,1-aminomutase: MEFTESERLQSLSDEYILGGVNSPSRSYKAVGGGAPVVMKEGKGQYLYDVDGNRYIDYLQAYGPIITGHAHPHITKAIQEQAAKGVLYGTPTELEIEFAKKLREAIPSLEKMRFVNSGTEAVMTTIRVARAYTNRNKIIKFAGSYHGHSDLVLVAAGSGPSQLGSPDSAGVPKSVAQEVITVPFNDIDAYKEAMEHWGNEVAAVLVEPIVGNFGMVEPKPGFLEAVNEITHEYGGLVVYDEVITAFRFHYGAAQDLLNVYPDLTAFGKIVGGGLPIGGYGGRQDIMEQVAPLGPAYQAGTMAGNPLSMKAGIALLEVLEQDGVYEELDRLGKKLEDGLNELIDKHGITATINRVYGSLTLYFTDEKVTHYDQAENADGDAFAKFFKLMLNQGINLAPSKFEAWFLTTEHTDEDIEETLRAADYAFSQMK, encoded by the coding sequence ATGGAATTTACTGAAAGCGAACGACTTCAGAGCTTATCAGATGAGTACATTTTAGGCGGTGTCAATTCACCTTCACGTTCATATAAAGCAGTAGGCGGTGGTGCACCGGTCGTTATGAAAGAAGGTAAAGGTCAGTATTTATACGATGTTGATGGAAATCGCTATATTGATTATCTGCAAGCATACGGTCCAATCATTACAGGTCATGCTCATCCACACATAACAAAAGCAATTCAAGAACAAGCAGCAAAAGGTGTCTTATATGGTACACCTACTGAATTAGAAATTGAATTTGCCAAAAAATTACGTGAGGCAATTCCTTCTTTAGAAAAAATGCGCTTTGTAAACTCAGGGACTGAGGCAGTGATGACAACGATTCGTGTAGCACGTGCTTATACAAATCGTAATAAAATCATTAAATTTGCCGGTTCTTATCATGGACACTCAGATTTAGTATTAGTTGCTGCTGGAAGCGGACCTTCTCAACTAGGTTCTCCAGACTCTGCCGGTGTTCCTAAAAGTGTCGCTCAAGAAGTAATTACAGTACCATTCAATGATATCGACGCTTATAAAGAAGCAATGGAACATTGGGGTAATGAAGTTGCTGCTGTACTTGTGGAACCTATTGTCGGTAATTTCGGAATGGTAGAACCTAAACCTGGTTTCTTAGAAGCTGTTAATGAAATTACTCATGAATATGGCGGATTAGTTGTATATGATGAAGTTATTACTGCATTCCGCTTCCATTACGGCGCAGCTCAAGATTTATTAAACGTTTACCCTGACTTAACTGCATTCGGTAAAATTGTAGGTGGCGGATTACCAATAGGCGGATACGGCGGTCGCCAAGATATCATGGAACAAGTTGCCCCTCTAGGACCTGCATACCAAGCTGGTACAATGGCAGGAAACCCACTTTCTATGAAAGCTGGTATTGCTTTATTAGAAGTATTAGAACAAGATGGCGTTTATGAAGAATTAGACCGCTTAGGTAAAAAATTAGAAGATGGATTAAATGAATTAATAGATAAACATGGTATAACTGCTACAATCAACCGTGTTTACGGTTCACTCACACTATATTTTACAGATGAAAAAGTAACGCATTATGATCAAGCAGAAAATGCAGATGGTGATGCCTTTGCTAAATTCTTCAAGTTGATGTTGAATCAAGGTATCAACTTAGCACCTTCTAAATTTGAAGCTTGGTTCTTAACAACAGAACACACTGATGAAGATATCGAAGAAACATTACGTGCTGCAGACTACGCTTTTTCACAAATGAAATAA
- the bcp gene encoding thioredoxin-dependent thiol peroxidase, with amino-acid sequence MLEKGEKFPEFALENQDGEVITNETLKGKKAILYFYPRDNTPGCTTEACDFRDNMAMFNDLDIAVYGISGDSKKKHQNFIAKHDLNFDLLVDEDYKLAEETGVYQLKKSFGKESMGIVRTTFVIDENGIVTHVIEKVKVKEQMDQLKEMLG; translated from the coding sequence ATGTTAGAAAAAGGAGAAAAATTTCCAGAATTTGCATTAGAAAATCAAGATGGTGAAGTCATCACCAATGAAACATTAAAAGGTAAAAAAGCGATTCTCTATTTTTATCCTAGAGATAATACACCAGGCTGTACAACTGAAGCATGTGACTTCCGAGATAATATGGCAATGTTCAACGATTTAGATATTGCTGTGTATGGCATAAGCGGAGATTCAAAAAAGAAACATCAAAATTTTATTGCTAAACATGATTTGAATTTTGATTTATTAGTAGATGAAGATTATAAATTAGCAGAGGAAACTGGTGTTTATCAATTGAAGAAGAGTTTTGGAAAAGAATCAATGGGTATCGTAAGAACAACATTTGTAATTGATGAAAATGGAATCGTAACGCATGTTATAGAAAAGGTAAAAGTTAAAGAACAAATGGATCAATTAAAAGAAATGTTGGGGTGA
- a CDS encoding ABC transporter ATP-binding protein — protein sequence MIRRYLKFVKPYKWRIIATIIIGIIKFGIPMLIPLLIKYAIDGVINNHDITTHEKMMRLAISIGIALFIFAVLRPPIEYARQYLAQWTSNKILYDIRKRLYDHLQALSARFYSNNKAGEVISRVINDVEQTKDFILTGLMNIWLDCVTIIIALSIMFFLDVKLTLAAMFIFPFYILTVYYFFGRLRGLTRERSQALAEVQGFLHERVQGISVIKSFAIEKNEAENFDKRNKHFLHRAFKHTRWNAYSFAAINTVTDLGPIIVIGVGGYLAVNGSITVGTLAAFVGYLEQLFGPLRRLVSSFTTLTQSFASMDRVFQLLDEDYDVKDEPYAKPIKIENGDIDIQNVSFRYNQYAPKVLDNISLNVKHGETVAFVGMSGGGKSTLINLIPRFYDVTEGEITIDNHPVKNFLLSSLRNQIGLVQQDNILFSDTIRENILLGKPGASDEEVIEAAKLANAHDFIMSLTDGYETEVGERGVKLSGGQKQRISLARIFLNNPPIIILDEATSALDLESEAIIQEALTHLSENRTTLIVAHRLSTITHADKIVVIENGHIIETGTHQELLAKQGAYHHLYTIQDL from the coding sequence ATGATACGCAGATATCTAAAATTTGTTAAACCGTATAAATGGCGTATCATAGCTACGATAATCATTGGGATAATCAAATTCGGCATTCCGATGCTAATCCCTTTACTTATTAAATATGCTATTGATGGTGTTATAAATAATCACGATATAACGACACATGAAAAAATGATGCGCTTAGCAATTTCCATTGGTATTGCTTTATTTATTTTTGCGGTACTTAGACCACCGATTGAATATGCAAGGCAATATTTAGCACAATGGACAAGTAATAAGATACTCTATGATATTCGAAAACGATTATATGATCACTTACAAGCACTCAGTGCACGTTTTTATTCGAATAATAAAGCAGGAGAGGTCATTTCACGTGTTATTAACGACGTAGAACAAACGAAAGATTTTATTTTAACAGGACTTATGAATATATGGTTGGATTGTGTCACAATCATTATTGCTTTATCCATCATGTTCTTCTTAGATGTTAAATTGACACTTGCTGCAATGTTTATTTTCCCGTTTTATATTTTGACAGTGTATTATTTCTTTGGAAGATTACGAGGTTTAACGAGAGAACGTTCTCAAGCATTAGCAGAAGTTCAAGGGTTCTTACATGAAAGAGTTCAAGGTATTTCAGTAATCAAAAGTTTCGCTATTGAAAAGAACGAAGCGGAAAATTTTGATAAACGAAATAAACATTTCTTGCATCGTGCATTTAAGCATACACGTTGGAATGCTTATTCATTTGCAGCCATTAATACAGTTACTGACTTAGGTCCGATTATTGTCATTGGTGTTGGTGGTTATTTAGCTGTAAACGGTTCTATTACAGTAGGTACACTTGCAGCATTTGTAGGTTATTTAGAACAATTATTTGGACCATTGCGCCGTCTTGTTTCTTCATTTACAACTTTAACGCAAAGTTTTGCTTCAATGGATCGTGTGTTCCAATTATTAGATGAAGATTACGATGTGAAAGATGAACCGTACGCTAAGCCGATTAAGATAGAGAACGGTGATATTGATATTCAAAATGTTTCATTCCGTTATAATCAATATGCACCGAAAGTTCTAGATAATATTTCATTAAATGTGAAACATGGAGAAACTGTTGCATTTGTCGGTATGTCAGGTGGCGGGAAATCTACTTTAATTAATTTGATTCCTAGATTTTATGATGTTACTGAAGGTGAAATTACTATTGACAATCACCCAGTTAAAAATTTCTTGTTATCAAGCTTGCGTAATCAAATCGGTTTAGTACAGCAAGATAACATATTATTCTCAGATACAATTAGAGAAAATATTTTGCTCGGTAAACCTGGAGCGAGCGATGAGGAAGTAATTGAAGCAGCAAAACTTGCTAATGCACATGATTTTATTATGAGCTTAACGGATGGATATGAGACGGAAGTAGGGGAACGCGGTGTGAAATTGTCAGGTGGTCAAAAACAACGTATTTCTCTTGCGCGTATTTTCTTAAATAATCCGCCTATTATTATTTTAGATGAAGCAACAAGTGCTTTAGATTTAGAAAGTGAAGCCATTATTCAAGAAGCATTAACCCATCTAAGCGAAAATAGAACTACATTAATCGTTGCGCATAGACTTTCAACGATTACACATGCAGATAAAATTGTAGTAATAGAAAACGGACATATTATTGAAACTGGTACACATCAAGAATTACTTGCAAAACAAGGTGCTTACCATCATCTTTATACAATTCAAGATCTATAA